Proteins encoded together in one Gammaproteobacteria bacterium window:
- a CDS encoding aminotransferase class V-fold PLP-dependent enzyme: NTSEGLSVVAHGLDWKPGQNVVTSRQEFPSNRIVWQSLESRFGVEARLADLSAADDPEAELFALVDDNTRVIAISAVQYATGLRMDLARIGAFCRERKILFCVDAIQQLGALPFDVQTVQADFVVADGHKWMLGPEGIALFYARPELRDTLGLHQYGWHMVEHAHDFDREDWEPAYSARRFECGSPNMLGIHGLQASLSLIRETGLEIISENISKNIQYLIEKLEEKNMEILSDLRPERRSGILTFRPPGDVAAVYEHLQGQGVLCALRGGGIRFSPHYYTSREDMDRALTLLTGA; the protein is encoded by the coding sequence AATACCTCTGAAGGCCTGTCCGTGGTCGCCCACGGTCTGGACTGGAAGCCCGGACAGAATGTGGTGACTTCACGCCAGGAGTTCCCTTCCAACCGCATTGTCTGGCAGTCGCTCGAATCTCGCTTCGGCGTCGAGGCCCGGTTGGCGGATTTGAGCGCAGCTGACGATCCCGAAGCCGAGCTGTTCGCCCTGGTTGACGACAACACCCGTGTAATCGCCATCAGCGCAGTCCAGTACGCTACCGGTCTGCGCATGGATCTGGCGCGTATCGGCGCCTTCTGCCGCGAGCGCAAAATCCTGTTTTGCGTGGATGCGATCCAGCAGCTCGGCGCGCTGCCCTTCGACGTGCAGACGGTGCAGGCCGACTTCGTGGTGGCGGACGGCCACAAGTGGATGCTGGGTCCTGAGGGCATCGCCCTGTTTTACGCGCGCCCGGAACTGCGTGACACGCTCGGGCTGCACCAGTACGGCTGGCACATGGTCGAGCACGCCCACGATTTCGACCGCGAGGACTGGGAGCCGGCGTACAGCGCCCGGCGATTCGAATGCGGCAGCCCCAATATGCTGGGTATCCACGGCCTGCAGGCCAGCCTGTCCCTGATTCGGGAAACCGGGCTTGAAATTATATCTGAGAATATTTCTAAGAATATTCAGTATCTAATTGAAAAATTAGAAGAAAAAAATATGGAAATCCTGTCCGATCTGCGTCCGGAGCGTCGTTCGGGAATTTTGACCTTCCGGCCGCCGGGCGACGTGGCGGCGGTCTACGAGCATCTCCAGGGGCAGGGCGTGCTGTGCGCACTGCGCGGCGGTGGCATCCGGTTTTCGCCCCACTACTACACCAGCCGCGAGGATATGGACCGTGCCCTGACGCTGCTGACCGGGGCCTAG